CATACTGCTGACTGATGGAGGAGCCACCGCGCGTCGATGTACCGCGAAGGTTGTCGATGAGGGCTTTGGTCGTGCCGAGCAGATCGACGCCACCGTGCTTGTAGAAGTTCTTGTCTTCACTCGACAGGATCGCGTCATACATCACCTGGGCGACGCCGTCATAGGTGACCGGCACGCGGTTCTGGTCGTAGAAACGCGCCAGCTGCACGGGGACACCGTCGGCGGTGTAGTAGTAGATCGTCGTCGGCTCCATGGGCCGGTCGACCTCGAGGTTCGAGGGAAGCGCTTCGAACAGCCCGATCGCATTCGAAGCGGTCGCGCCGGTGACAGCGATTGCAGGGGTCACCGTGGCTGTGACGAGCACGCCGGCGACGACGCTCAGGCCGACGAGTCCGGCGAGGCCGCCGAGCACACCTTTAGCCGTGCGGGTGGAATGAGGCATACGCTAGATCGTAGGGGAGTTCCCTGAAAAGCGCCTTTGACGACTGCGAGTTGTGCGGTCATCCGGCCTGAGCACATCGGAGAACCATGACGACGTGGGAGTACTTCACCACACCGCTGCTGATTCACAACACCACCGCGATCCTCAACAACTGGGGCAAGCAGGGGTGGGAGCTGGTACAGGTCATCACCGGTCCTGAGGGTGGGCTCGTGGCCTACTTCAAGCGGCCGGTGTCGCAGGATGCCACCGCCAACCCGGGCCTCGCCGCTGCGGCAGACGCCGCGCGTCAGTTCGAAGGCGGTGCCGCATGAGCATCTCCGCACGTCTTGCCGAGCTCGGGATCGAGCTCCCTGCCGTCGCGGCACCGGTCGCCGCATATGTGGCTGCGCGTGTCCACGGCGATCTCGTCTACACCTCCGGGCAGCTGCCCTTCACGGATGGTGCGCTGCCTGCCACGGGCAAGGTCGGAGACGCGGTCTCGGCGGACGATGCCAAGGTTTACGCACGCACCTGCGCGCTGAACGCGATCGCGGCTGCCGCATCCGTCGCCGGTGGCGTCGACAAACTCGGTGGCGTGCTGCGGGTCGGCGGCTTCGTCGCATCCGTTCCCTCTTTCACCGGCCAGCCGGGCGTCATCAACGGCGCCAGCGAGGTGCTCGCTGAGATCTTCGGCGATGCGGGACGCCACGCCCGCGCCGCAGTCGGGGTGCCCGTGCTGCCGCTCGACAGCCCGGTCGAGGTCGAGGTGACGTTCACGCTCGCCTGAGCCTCGTACACACGAAGACGCCGCCCCGGTCACCCGGGGCGGCGTCTTCGTGTCTGGGGCCTACTTGACCTGTGCCGAGATGATGCTCATGACGGCCGTGTCGGCGAGTGTCGTCGTGTCGCCGACCTCGCGACCCTCTGCGACATCGCGCAGCAGGCGGCGCATGATCTTGCCCGAGCGGGTCTTGGGCAGCTCGCCCACGATGTACACGTCGCGCGGACGTGCGATCGGGCCGATCTGCTCGCCCACCCAGAGGCGCAGCTGCTGCGCGAGTCCCTCGGGGGTGTGCTCGGCGAGGTAGCTCTCCTTGAGGATGACGAACGCCACGACCGCCTGGCCGGTGGTCTCATCCGATGCGCCGACGACCGCTGCTTCTGCCGTGGCCTCGTGCGCCACGAGCGAGGACTCGATCTCGGCCGTCGACAGTCGGTGGCCCGAGACGTTCATGACGTCGTCGACGCGGCCGAGGAGCCAGAGGTCGCCGTCTTCGTCATGGCGTGCGCCGTCGCCGGCGAAGTAGTAGCCCTGCGCTTCGAACTTCTCCCAGTAGGTCTCCTTGAAGCGCTCGGGGTCGCCCCAGATGCCGCGCAGCATGCTCGGCCACGGCTCCGTGACGACGAGCAGGCCGCCGCTCTCGTCGCGGATCGGGGTGCCGGATTCGTCCACGACGTCGATCGAGATACCGGGGAGGGCAACCTGCGCGGAGCCTGGCTTCGTGCTGGTGACGCCCGGGAGTGGCGACACCATGATCGCGCCGGTCTCGGTCTGCCACCACGTGTCGACGATCGGCGTCTTGTCGCCTCCGATGACCTCGCGGTACCACATCCATGCCTCGGGGTTGATGGGCTCGCCCACCGAGCCGAGCAGACGCAGGGAGGAGAGGTCGAACTGCTGCGGAACGCTGCGCCCGATCTTCATGAAAGAGCGGATCGCGGTCGGAGCGGTGTAGAAGATGGTGACGCCGTAGCGCTCGATGAGCTCCCACCAGCGGCCGGGGTGCGGGGAGTCCGGGGTGCCCTCGAACAGCACCTGCGTGGCGCCGTTTGCGAGGGGGCCGTACGTGACGTACGAGTGTCCGGTGATCCAGCCGATGTCGGCCGTGCACCAGAAGACGTCGGTCTCGGGCTTCAGGTCGAACACGTTCTTGTGCGTGTACGCGGCCTGAGTGAGGTATCCGCCGGACGTGTGGAGGATGCCCTTCGGCTTTCCGGTCGTGCCCGAGGTGTAGAGGATGAAGAGGGGATTCTCCGCGGGGAAGGCCTCAGCGGTGTGCTCTGCGGATGCGGCCGGAACCACGTCGTGCCACCACACGTCGCGCCCTTCTGCCCATTCGACCTCGTTCTCCGTGCGGCGCACGACAAGCACGTGCTCGACGGTCTTCTGCTCGCCATCGCCCCGGTCGGCCAGCGCCTGGTCGACGGCGGGCTTGAGCGGCGACACGCGACCCTTGCGGAAGCCCCCGTCGGCCGTGATGACGACCTTGGCGCCGGCGTCGTCGATGCGCGAGCGCAGGCTGTCGGCGCTGAAGCCGCCGAAGACGACCGAGTGGATCGCGCCGATGCGTGCCACGGCGAGCATGGAGGCGACGGCCTCGGGGATCATCGGCAGGTAGATCGCGACGCGGTCGCCCTGGCCGACGCCCATCTCGGTGAGGACGTTCGCGACGCGCTTGACCTCGTCGGTGAGCTCCGCGTAGGTGATGCGGCGCTGATCGCCCGGCTCGCCCTCGAAGAAGAGCGCGACGCGGTCACCGTTGCCGGCTTCGACGTGACGGTCGAGGCAGTTGTACGCGACGTTGATCTCGCCGTCGTCGAACCACTTCGCGAAGGGGGGCGTCGACCAGTCGAGCACCTGCGTGAAGGGCGTGTGCCAGTGCAGCAGCTCGCGGGACTGATCGGCCCAGAAGCCTTCGCGGTCAGCCGCTGCGTGCTCGTAGAGAGCGGGCTGTGCGACGGCCTGTGCAGCGAACTCAGCGGACGGGGGGAAGTGACGGGATTCGTCCAGCAGGTGATCGATCTGGCTGCTCATACGAGGACGCGCTCCTTTGCGACGGGTATTTCGGGTCACCACAAGACGGCGACATCGAGAATCTAGTGGTGGGGCCGACGCGCGCATACTGTCGAAAGTTGGTAGTCCGATGCTGAGTTGCGTCCGCAGTTCGGATGCGTACACTCTCGGTCAGCCGATTTCTTCACAGACGGCATGACGCCGCGGTCCCTCCCTTCCGCGGCGTGAGGGCGGCATCCCATTCCCCCCGTGGGGTGCCGCCCGTTCTTCTCCCCGCGTGTCGAGTTGTGCACAGGCGTGACCTGAGCGGTGTTGTCCACTGAGCGCGTATCGCGGCGTGAGGCGCAGTCGCAACCTTTCTAGCGTCGAGGCATGCCTGAGCCCTTCGTCATCACGCCGCGCACTTCTCCCGCGCCACGGCCTGTCGGCGCGCCCGACGCGACCACGGCGGAGATGGCCGGTGAGTCGTTCGTGGCGACGGGTGCCGGCCAGCATCGAGAGCGGTCGGATGCGGCGCTGCCGCAGCATCCGCTGTTCATCCGACACCCCCTTCTGGCGGACGCCTGGAGCGATGAGCAGGTGACCGATCTCTTTGTCAACGGCGGCACCGGAATGTTCGTCGACCGCGGCGCTGGTCCCGAGCGCGTCGAGCGCTGGTCGGCGGCCGAACGCGAGGTGCGCGAGATCGCCGTGGAGCTCGTCGGTCTCGGCGGACGGCACCTCGACGATCAGGCGCCCTGCGTCGATGTGCGGTTGGGAGCAGGCGTCCGTGTGCATGCGGTTCTCGCGCCGGTCGCGACCTCCGGCACAGCGGTGTCGGTGCGCATCCCACGCGTGCGGGCGGGCGACCTGGAGGGGCTTCAGGCCCGGGGGCTCTGCGACGACCGACAGCGGTCATGGATCGCGCGCATGGTCGCAGCTCGGCGGAACATCCTGATCACGGGAGGAACCGGCAGCGGCAAGACGACCCTGTTGTCGGCGCTGCTGACCGCGGTGCCCCCGGCGGAGCGGATCGTGACGATCGAGGATGTCGCCGAACTGCATCCGCTGCATCCGCACCACGTGTCGCTGGAGGCGCGCCAGCCCAATCTCGAAGGAGCCGGAGGGATCTCGGTCGCGCGCCTGGTGCGCGAGTCGCTGCGGATGCGTCCCGATCGCCTCGTCGTGGGGGAGTGTCGCGGAGAAGAGGTTCGTGATCTGCTGACCGCGCTGAACACCGGTCACGATGGTGGCGCAGGCACCCTGCATGCCAGCAGCCTCGCCGACGTCCCCGCTCGTCTGGAGGCGTTGGGTGCGCTCGCGGGAATGGATGCGCCCGCACTCGCACGGCAGTGTGTCAGCGCGTTCGACGTCGTGCTGCATCTGGCGCGAGATCGCGACGGCGTGCGCCGGCTGCAGGACGTGGGGCGGTTGCGGCTCGCGGACGACCGGCTCGCAATCGAATCCGTGCGCCCCTGGGATGAGCCGGGGCTGGACGGAGCTGGCACATGGTGAGCCTGCTCCGGCGAACGCCCCCGCCCGCCTCCGCGCGCCCGGAGCTCGTGCGAACGCTGGCCGTGCTCTTGCAGGCGGGTGCCCGGCCGGTCGTCGCGTGGCGACATGTGGCCGAGGGCGGCGATGCCGATGCGCAGGCGGTCGTCGCCGCGAGTGAGACCGGGCAGGCACTGCCGGATGCGATTCGTGCGCGGGGCGTGGGGTGGGCTGAGGTCTCGGCCGCCTGGGGGATCGCGGCGACGGTCGGTGCTCCGCTCGGAGACGTGCTGCGCGGCATCGCCGACGCGCTGCAGGATGCGGAGGCGACGTCGGATGATGTGCGCATCGCGCTCGCGGAACCGGCGAGCACCGCCCGTCTGATGCTCTGGCTGCCGCTCGTCGGGGTGCTCCTCGGTATCGCGCTCGGCTTCGACACGCTGGCTGTGCTCACGACCTCGCCGCTCGGCATCGCCTGTCTCGTCGCAGGAGTGCTGCTGACGGCGCTCGCGCGCATCTGGACATCCGCCCTCGTTCGTCGTGCGCAGCCGGCCCCCGGCATCCCGGGGATGGACGCCGAACTGCTCGCCGTGGCGCTCACAGGAGGCGCGTCGATCGCCCGGGCGCGCCAGCTCGTCGCGGACGAGCAGCTCGGCGACGCCGTTGACGGGGGCGGGTGCGAGCGAGTCCTGCGGCTGTCGCAGGTGGCCGGCGTTCCTGCCGTCGAACTTCTCCGGGCGCATGCTGCCGAGAGTCGTCGCTCCGCGCGCGTACACGGCAGAGTCGCCGCCGCGCGGCTCGGCTCGCGACTTCTCCTTCCTCTCGGCGCGTGCACGCTGCCCGCCTTCCTCCTGCTGGGTGTCGCACCGCTCATCCTGAGCGTCTTCCTGTCGACGCCACTCCCACTGGGGCCCTGACCGGGACCCTCCCACAAAGAAAAGGAACCACCATGCTCATCTCTCGACTCACCCGCACCTCCCGCT
The DNA window shown above is from Microbacterium keratanolyticum and carries:
- the acs gene encoding acetate--CoA ligase produces the protein MSSQIDHLLDESRHFPPSAEFAAQAVAQPALYEHAAADREGFWADQSRELLHWHTPFTQVLDWSTPPFAKWFDDGEINVAYNCLDRHVEAGNGDRVALFFEGEPGDQRRITYAELTDEVKRVANVLTEMGVGQGDRVAIYLPMIPEAVASMLAVARIGAIHSVVFGGFSADSLRSRIDDAGAKVVITADGGFRKGRVSPLKPAVDQALADRGDGEQKTVEHVLVVRRTENEVEWAEGRDVWWHDVVPAASAEHTAEAFPAENPLFILYTSGTTGKPKGILHTSGGYLTQAAYTHKNVFDLKPETDVFWCTADIGWITGHSYVTYGPLANGATQVLFEGTPDSPHPGRWWELIERYGVTIFYTAPTAIRSFMKIGRSVPQQFDLSSLRLLGSVGEPINPEAWMWYREVIGGDKTPIVDTWWQTETGAIMVSPLPGVTSTKPGSAQVALPGISIDVVDESGTPIRDESGGLLVVTEPWPSMLRGIWGDPERFKETYWEKFEAQGYYFAGDGARHDEDGDLWLLGRVDDVMNVSGHRLSTAEIESSLVAHEATAEAAVVGASDETTGQAVVAFVILKESYLAEHTPEGLAQQLRLWVGEQIGPIARPRDVYIVGELPKTRSGKIMRRLLRDVAEGREVGDTTTLADTAVMSIISAQVK
- a CDS encoding DUF4177 domain-containing protein, with translation MTTWEYFTTPLLIHNTTAILNNWGKQGWELVQVITGPEGGLVAYFKRPVSQDATANPGLAAAADAARQFEGGAA
- a CDS encoding RidA family protein, yielding MSISARLAELGIELPAVAAPVAAYVAARVHGDLVYTSGQLPFTDGALPATGKVGDAVSADDAKVYARTCALNAIAAAASVAGGVDKLGGVLRVGGFVASVPSFTGQPGVINGASEVLAEIFGDAGRHARAAVGVPVLPLDSPVEVEVTFTLA
- a CDS encoding type II secretion system F family protein, with amino-acid sequence MVSLLRRTPPPASARPELVRTLAVLLQAGARPVVAWRHVAEGGDADAQAVVAASETGQALPDAIRARGVGWAEVSAAWGIAATVGAPLGDVLRGIADALQDAEATSDDVRIALAEPASTARLMLWLPLVGVLLGIALGFDTLAVLTTSPLGIACLVAGVLLTALARIWTSALVRRAQPAPGIPGMDAELLAVALTGGASIARARQLVADEQLGDAVDGGGCERVLRLSQVAGVPAVELLRAHAAESRRSARVHGRVAAARLGSRLLLPLGACTLPAFLLLGVAPLILSVFLSTPLPLGP
- a CDS encoding TadA family conjugal transfer-associated ATPase, whose amino-acid sequence is MPEPFVITPRTSPAPRPVGAPDATTAEMAGESFVATGAGQHRERSDAALPQHPLFIRHPLLADAWSDEQVTDLFVNGGTGMFVDRGAGPERVERWSAAEREVREIAVELVGLGGRHLDDQAPCVDVRLGAGVRVHAVLAPVATSGTAVSVRIPRVRAGDLEGLQARGLCDDRQRSWIARMVAARRNILITGGTGSGKTTLLSALLTAVPPAERIVTIEDVAELHPLHPHHVSLEARQPNLEGAGGISVARLVRESLRMRPDRLVVGECRGEEVRDLLTALNTGHDGGAGTLHASSLADVPARLEALGALAGMDAPALARQCVSAFDVVLHLARDRDGVRRLQDVGRLRLADDRLAIESVRPWDEPGLDGAGTW